TCCAAAAAAGAAACGGCGGGCTGCAAGAAAATGGAAAGCTTGGAACGGTCGCGGGTCGAAGTTTCTTCGGCGGCCATCGCAGATGCGGCAAAAAGTGCCACAAGGAGGATGTATGCAAGTTTTCGCACCTTTTTGTTTCTGCCTACTGTCTACTTCCTACTGCCTACTAACCATTAGTTTTGCATTTCTCGGTCTTCCTTAAAGAAGCGCTTCTTCTGGGAATCCTTTTTCATGCGCTTGGCAAAAGCGATTTCGGCCTTGTCGATTTTCTTTTCGGTCTTTGCAATCTGCTTTTGAATCTTCTTGTCGTCGGGGCTTGCTTCGTTGCGAGCGATGTTAAGGTAAAGCTTGGCGGTTTCAAACTGGTCCAGTTCGTTGTAGGCCTGTGCAATCATAAACAAAGCTTCAGTACGGCGCTTGCTGTTGGGGTAGGTTTCCAGGAATTCCTTGAAATAAATCACGGCAGCCTGGTACTTGTCCATGCGCAGGTAAAGTCTTGCGGTCTGGAATTCCTTTTCGGCAAGGCGTTCAACGAGCAGGTTGTAGTAGTAGTTCACCGAGTCGCGAAGCGGAGAATCGGGGTAGTTGGACAGGTAACGTTCAAAGTCCTTCATGGCGATGGTGGTGTTCGCCTCGTCACGGCTCACGCGGAATTCCATATTGAAAGAAGAAACGGCCTTGCGGAATTCGGCGGTTTCAATAAAGGGCGAGCCCGGAAAGTTCAAGATGAAGCTTCCGTATTCACCGCGGGCGTCAATCCATTCTTCCATGTTGAAATAGCTTTCGGCCATCAAGAATTGAGCCTGTTCCATATAGCCAGTGCCGGCGCAGGTCGAAAGAATTTCTTCCAATCTATCAGTGGCGCGACCATATTTTTCTTTCTTGAAAAGTTCCTCTGCACCTTCAAAGCGGATACGGCACCACTCGGTGTGTTTCATCTTGGATTTACCGCTAGAAGAACAACCGACCAAAAATGCAGTTTCAGCTAAAATACAAAGGAATAAGGGAATCTTTTTGAACAGGTTCATTTTTTTTCTTTGGTTAATTCTAATTTTACTCCCGTAAAGTAGAAAATTTTGTAAGTTCAGAAAAATGATTTTAGTCCGCTACGTGTTGAAAGAGCTCATCGGTCCCTTTTTGGCCGCTCTTTTTGGGATCACGTTCCTGTTCGTGGTGGATTTTCTCGTCAAAATCCTTGATAATGTGCTGTCGAAGGGGCTTCCCGCCTCGACGGTTCTTGAAATCTTCGCGCTGAATCTGGCGTGGATGCTTTCGCTTTCGATTCCGATGGCGGTCCTTGTGGCAAGCCTCATGGCCTTCGGTAGGCTTTCGGGCGACCAGGAAATCACGGCTTGCAAGGCGGCGGGTGTTTCGCCTCTTTCACTTATGCGCCCGGTACTTCTTGTGTCGATGCTGATTTCGGTGTTGATGGTGGTGTTCAATAACTGGGTGTTGCCTGAAGCGAACCACCGCTCCGTAGAACTCATGAATGCGGTGTCTCGCAAAAAGCCGCACGTGTTCATTGATGCAGGCCGACTCATTACGCAGTTCCCCGATGTTCAACTTTGGGTGAACCGCATTGATCCTGTAACGGGAACTTTGTACGGAATCCAGATTTTTGAAATGGAAAAGAAGGGGGCTCCCCGTATCGTCTATGCCGACAGTGCGACCATGGAATACGAAGACAATGGGGCTACCCTTATGCTGCGCTTGCGCAGTGGTGAAACCCACATGACCGATGCGGACAATCCGGAAAACTACTTCCGCATCCGTTACTTCTCGCAAGACCTGGCCATGAAGAATGTGGACGATCGATTGGAACGCCGCAGCCGCAGTTATCGCAGCGACCGTGAAATGCCCATCGAGATGATGACCGAAGTGGTGGAAGACGCTGAAAAACGATATGGAGAATATCGCGAACAGGCTCTCGAAAAGAGGTTGAATACGCTAGTCGAATTGCGTGACCATGCAGTGGGTGACTCCATTATTCCCGAAACGATGGAAAGTGGAACGAAGATTGATTCTATCCAGCGTAGGCGGTCCTTGCAGCGACTACGCGTGCAGGAAATTGCAGCGCTCCGTACTACCGAAAGATTGTATGGACGAATGGAAACGGAACTTAAGCGCAAGGCGCAGTACACCGTTGAAATCCACAAGAAGTACAGCACCGGTTTCGCCTGCTTTATTTTTATCTTGATTGGAGCACCCCTCGGAATTATGGCCCGCAAGGGCGGTATCGGTACAGGCATTCTTTATAGCCTTGCCTTCTTTGTCATTTACTGGATTTGCCTGATTGGTGGCGAGAATATGGCCGACAGGCTCCTGATTGATCCGGTCCTTGCCATGTGGGCGTCGAACATTATCATTGGCACCTTTGGCATTTTCATTACGATTGCGATGGTGCGAGACCGTTTCTCGGGTGACTCCAGGTTCTTCAGGGTGCTGCGAGCCATTGGCGGATTCTTCAAGAAAATTTTTGGCATCTTTACTAGGAGGATCGGATGAAATTCTCCCGATACATGATGTGGAATTTCATGAAGATGTTCCTGATTGTGCTGTTGGGCGCAATCCTCATGTTTGCGGTCATCGACTTCGTGGGCAACATCAAGACTTGGCTGGCCCGCGATACCAAGGATGCGATTGATTACTACGTAAGTTACTTGCCATACATGATTTACCTGATTTCGCCGGTGGCCTTGTTTATTGCGGTTCTGGCTTCGATCGGTAACATGACGCGCCATCTTGAAATGAGTGCCATGCAGAGTTCGGGGCAGGCTCCGTTCAAGACCTTGATTCCGATTTTCCTGTTCGGTGTCCTGGTGTCTGTCGGTTCTTACGAAATGAGTGAACTCTGGCTCCCTGACGCAAACCATAAGCGTCTCGAGACCATGGAAACGAACGCCCAGAAAAAGAAGAATCCCCGCATCAAGGAAAAGCGCGACTTTACCTTTATCGACAGCGAACGTGCGAGTTGGTTCTTTAGGCACTATTCTGGCAAGGGCCGCTTCGGTCGCGACGTAGTTTTGCTTCTACGAGAAGACGGTCGCCTGGTGGAACGCTACGATGCAAAGATTGCCCGCTGGGTAGAAGACGCTCCCAAGGATTCCCTAGATTCCATAGCAAGATTGAGCAGCATTGACCCGCCGCCGGGTTGCTGGCAGTTTGAACGTGGCAACCGTCGTGAATTCCACAAAGATGGTACGGTCAACGTGTACCCAATTCAGCGTGAAAAACTGTGCGGCAAGGTGACTACCTATCCGGGCGACTTGATTAACGAACGCCAGACTGCTGACGAAATGGATTCCAAGATGGTCATGGCCCGAATCAACGTGCTTAGGCGTTCCGGTGAAGATACCCGAGCCATGGAAACGGCGCTTCAGTTTAAGCGTTCTGCTCATTGGATGAATTTGATTGTACTACTCATCGGTGCAGCCCTCTGTCACCGTTATAGTCGTTCTGGGGGCCTTTCCCAGAAGTTCGGGGTTGGCCTCTTAATTGTTTTTAGCTATTATATCCTTGAAAGAATTGGCTTAAAGATGGGAGAAAATGGTGCACTTTCGCCTTTTTGGGCGGCATGGATCAGTCATTTTGTATATGGCGGAGTCTCTGTAGTAATGCTGTACCGTTCTTTCCGTTTATAACGGGATTGATATGTCTGTTGCAGAAATTTTATTCGTGGTCGCAGGCCTTTTGCTTGGCCTTGCATTCCAGGGGGGAATGTTCCTGTTTCTCATTCCCTTTGCCGTTGTCGCGTTTGTGCTCGCCTGCATGAACCGTCCGCGTCTTGCCGGTCCGAATTCTCAGCAACCTGCAACCGCTCCGATTCCGACGATTTTCAAGAATCGCTCGACGACTACGGCTCCGGTTATCACTCCGACGTTGCAGAACGAATTTTCCAATGCCCCCAAGGGTATGGCTAACGAACCTGAAGCCGCTCTCAAGGTGAGCCAGGTTTGGGCCCGTGCCAATGCCGACATCAACCGCTCCATGACGGACATGTTGCTCGCACTCAAGATTGTGGTTCCTCATGTGAATTCTGTCATCGTGTTTACGCAGATGGAAAACCAGAAGGAATGGGGTATCCGCAATTTCGCAAATGATAAAGAAATTTCAGTGAACCTTCGTACGCGCATCACGGAAACCTCGGGTCTTTTGGGTCAGTTGTTCCGTAGCAATGTGAACCGCCTGTTGGAAGGGGACCTTCCGGGTGCCAAGAGCGTGATGTACTATATCGACAATCCGTCTATCAAGTCGGTGGTGGCTGTTCCCATGATCGATCACGCTTCTGGTCTTCGCGTGGGTGCCCTGGTGATGGATTCTGTATATCCGAACGCCTTTAACGACATGACGGCCAATGCCCTTAAGTTTGTGGCTAGCGCTATTTCGATGCTTGACTACAAGGGCTTCTACTCTGCACAGAAGCATATTGCCCTGCAGCAGTATGGTGGACTTTACAGCTACCTGCGCAAGTTCTTCCAGACCATGACGGTGAAGGACATTTACAAGCAGATTATCAATTATGTGAAGGCTAATATGGCCTACGACCGCTTGACGATTCTCGCCTTGGATCAGGGTGACGATATGAACGGTCGTGTGGTGTTCTGCGATGGTGTCGATTCCGAACAGTTCGCGAACAAGACCTTCACGCTCTCGGATAAGGGTGTCTTTGTTCTGGCGCTTTTGCGCAACCGTCCCATGGAGCGTTCCTTCTTGCCGGGCTTTAAGGACTACCTGCCTCGGTTGAACGACTCTGAACGCAAGAACTTGAACCTGCGCCAGATTCTGGTGATGCCGATTGCGGCCGAACATGATTCCGATACGGCTGAAATTGCGATTTGCCTTGAAAGCAGCAGTTCCATGCCCTACAACGATCACGAAAAGGAATTGCTCAAGGCGTTTGCCGGTGTGGCAGGCTTTGCCTACAATCGTGCCCGCAAGTACGAACAGGGTTGCGACCAGGCTATGCGCGATGGTCATACGGGTCTCATTAACAAGAAGACGATGTTTGAAAAGCTCCGCGCCGAAAAGGTTCGCGCCGACCGCAGCAAGTATAGCATCGGTCTCTTGATGATGGATATTGACCACTTCAAGCATGTGAACGATACTTATGGACACCCGATTGGTGACGTGGTCATCAAGGGTATTGCCGATACCATCAGTAAAGAAATCCGCGGTGAAATCGACGTCGTTGCGCGCTTCGGTGGTGAAGAATTCGTGGTGGCACTTATCGATACCAATGCCGAAGGCATGGTGGAAACTGCAGAACGAATCCGCAAGTCGGTGGAAAAACTGGTATTCGATGTGCACCAGGCAGAACCTTTGCGTGTCACGGTGAGCGTGGGAGCCTTCTTGCTCACACAGGGCTTTAACGGCGACTTGCAGAAGGCAATCAACAATGCTGACCAGGCTCTGTACCGCGCCAAGGAAGGCGGCCGTAACCAGGTGGTGCAATTCCAGACTGCCGAAGCCGAACCTGCCGCAGTGTAAGACGACTCTAACCATTAACCCCTGTATTCTATGTTTACGTTACTTGATTGGATTGTTCTCGTCGCTTACTTGTTGCTTTCTGTTGCAATCGGTTTGTTTGTTTCTCGCGGGAACAAGA
Above is a window of Fibrobacter sp. UWT2 DNA encoding:
- a CDS encoding outer membrane protein assembly factor BamD, with the protein product MNLFKKIPLFLCILAETAFLVGCSSSGKSKMKHTEWCRIRFEGAEELFKKEKYGRATDRLEEILSTCAGTGYMEQAQFLMAESYFNMEEWIDARGEYGSFILNFPGSPFIETAEFRKAVSSFNMEFRVSRDEANTTIAMKDFERYLSNYPDSPLRDSVNYYYNLLVERLAEKEFQTARLYLRMDKYQAAVIYFKEFLETYPNSKRRTEALFMIAQAYNELDQFETAKLYLNIARNEASPDDKKIQKQIAKTEKKIDKAEIAFAKRMKKDSQKKRFFKEDREMQN
- a CDS encoding LptF/LptG family permease — its product is MILVRYVLKELIGPFLAALFGITFLFVVDFLVKILDNVLSKGLPASTVLEIFALNLAWMLSLSIPMAVLVASLMAFGRLSGDQEITACKAAGVSPLSLMRPVLLVSMLISVLMVVFNNWVLPEANHRSVELMNAVSRKKPHVFIDAGRLITQFPDVQLWVNRIDPVTGTLYGIQIFEMEKKGAPRIVYADSATMEYEDNGATLMLRLRSGETHMTDADNPENYFRIRYFSQDLAMKNVDDRLERRSRSYRSDREMPIEMMTEVVEDAEKRYGEYREQALEKRLNTLVELRDHAVGDSIIPETMESGTKIDSIQRRRSLQRLRVQEIAALRTTERLYGRMETELKRKAQYTVEIHKKYSTGFACFIFILIGAPLGIMARKGGIGTGILYSLAFFVIYWICLIGGENMADRLLIDPVLAMWASNIIIGTFGIFITIAMVRDRFSGDSRFFRVLRAIGGFFKKIFGIFTRRIG
- a CDS encoding LptF/LptG family permease; amino-acid sequence: MKFSRYMMWNFMKMFLIVLLGAILMFAVIDFVGNIKTWLARDTKDAIDYYVSYLPYMIYLISPVALFIAVLASIGNMTRHLEMSAMQSSGQAPFKTLIPIFLFGVLVSVGSYEMSELWLPDANHKRLETMETNAQKKKNPRIKEKRDFTFIDSERASWFFRHYSGKGRFGRDVVLLLREDGRLVERYDAKIARWVEDAPKDSLDSIARLSSIDPPPGCWQFERGNRREFHKDGTVNVYPIQREKLCGKVTTYPGDLINERQTADEMDSKMVMARINVLRRSGEDTRAMETALQFKRSAHWMNLIVLLIGAALCHRYSRSGGLSQKFGVGLLIVFSYYILERIGLKMGENGALSPFWAAWISHFVYGGVSVVMLYRSFRL
- a CDS encoding sensor domain-containing diguanylate cyclase, coding for MSVAEILFVVAGLLLGLAFQGGMFLFLIPFAVVAFVLACMNRPRLAGPNSQQPATAPIPTIFKNRSTTTAPVITPTLQNEFSNAPKGMANEPEAALKVSQVWARANADINRSMTDMLLALKIVVPHVNSVIVFTQMENQKEWGIRNFANDKEISVNLRTRITETSGLLGQLFRSNVNRLLEGDLPGAKSVMYYIDNPSIKSVVAVPMIDHASGLRVGALVMDSVYPNAFNDMTANALKFVASAISMLDYKGFYSAQKHIALQQYGGLYSYLRKFFQTMTVKDIYKQIINYVKANMAYDRLTILALDQGDDMNGRVVFCDGVDSEQFANKTFTLSDKGVFVLALLRNRPMERSFLPGFKDYLPRLNDSERKNLNLRQILVMPIAAEHDSDTAEIAICLESSSSMPYNDHEKELLKAFAGVAGFAYNRARKYEQGCDQAMRDGHTGLINKKTMFEKLRAEKVRADRSKYSIGLLMMDIDHFKHVNDTYGHPIGDVVIKGIADTISKEIRGEIDVVARFGGEEFVVALIDTNAEGMVETAERIRKSVEKLVFDVHQAEPLRVTVSVGAFLLTQGFNGDLQKAINNADQALYRAKEGGRNQVVQFQTAEAEPAAV